One genomic window of Solanum dulcamara chromosome 10, daSolDulc1.2, whole genome shotgun sequence includes the following:
- the LOC129871428 gene encoding protodermal factor 1-like, with protein sequence MGKEGSKQNSLILWAVAAALLTHNLVIPVMSRASFEEQKTYHSPDPNTGTPPSSGSYTPPSHGSGGGGHGTPSHGSGGKPPGGNCGTPAPSGGHHHHHHHNPTPSPPSGGHGGGGYSPSPPTHHGGGGSPPSNPTPSTPTTPTPDPGTPSTPGGGGYYPSPTPTTPTPSTPSTPSIPSTPPIETPPTPTVDPGTPSTPGGGGYYPPSTPTPTTPSTPIIETPPTPTVDPGTPSTPGGGGYYPPSTPTPTIETPPTPTIDPGTPSTPGGGGYYPSPTPTTPSTPTIETPPTPIIDPGTPSAPGVFPIDPNSPPFTCNYWRTHPTLIWGLIGWWGSVGNSFGVASVPGFGSNMNLLQALSNSRTDAYGDLYREGTASLLNSMVSRSFTYTTNQVRDRFVSALSSDKSAAAQAQLFKLANEGRA encoded by the exons ATGGGGAAGGAGGGAAGCAAgcaaaactctttaattttgtGGGCTGTTGCTGCTGCATTGCTCACACATAATTTGGTCATTCCTGTCATGTCTAGAGCTTCTTTTGAAGAACAAAAGACATATCACTCTCCTGATCCTAATACCGGAACTCCTCCAAGTTCAG GATCATATACACCTCCATCTCATGGTTCAGGAGGTGGTGGTCATGGAACACCTTCGCATGGAAGCGGAGGAAAACCACCAGGTGGGAACTGTGGTACCCCGGCCCCTAGTGGAGGGCATcaccatcaccatcaccatAACCCTACCCCATCCCCTCCGTCAGGAGGCCATGGAGGTGGTGGTTATTCTCCGTCTCCACCAACTCATCATGGTGGAGGCGGAAGCCCTCCTAGTAATCCAACACCTAGTACACCAACTACCCCAACTCCTGACCCCGGCACTCCAAGCACTCCAGGGGGTGGTGGATATTATCCTTCCCCGACTCCTACTACTCCTACACCTAGTACCCCTAGTACACCATCAATCCCCTCCACACCTCCTATTGAAACACCGCCTACTCCTACCGTTGACCCTGGAACTCCAAGCACACCGGGGGGTGGTGGTTACTATCCTCCATCTACACCGACACCTACTACGCCCTCTACACCTATCATTGAAACACCACCTACTCCTACTGTTGACCCTGGAACTCCAAGCACTCCGGGAGGTGGTGGTTACTATCCTCCATCTACACCGACACCTACCATTGAAACACCACCTACTCCAACCATCGACCCTGGCACTCCAAGCACTCCGGGTGGTGGTGGTTACTATCCTTCCCCTACACCTACTACTCCCTCCACGCCTACCATTGAAACACCACCTACTCCTATCATTGACCCCGGAACTCCAAGTGCTCCAGGTGTCTTTCCAATTGACCCCAACTCACCACCTTTTACATGCAA TTACTGGAGGACTCACCCGACGCTTATATGGGGCTTGATTGGCTGGTGGGGAAGTGTAGGCAATTCATTTGGTGTGGCTAGTGTTCCAGGTTTTGGGTCAAACATGAACTTACTCCAAGCACTTTCTAACTCTCGTACCGATGCCTACGGGGATCTCTATAGGGAAGGAACAGCTTCTTTATTGAACTCCATGGTGAGCAGGAGTTTTACCTACACTACCAACCAAGTCAGGGATAGATTTGTTTCAGCACTTAGTTCAGACAAGTCAGCAGCAGCGCAGGCACAGCTGTTCAAGTTAGCCAACGAGGGTCGGGCTTGA
- the LOC129871484 gene encoding phosphatidylglycerophosphate phosphatase 1, chloroplastic/mitochondrial-like: MQYTSVTPCHTYFHYIPNNFSSKHSLHFKKTLVTYTHSCHQEQEKHNNNSEKTDKQKDVYWQEMNFSVEKEKPHYRNDAKEQGGEVIARSGIRSNSWWARIKAALGQRINMEGISFSVGIFCTDKHLAIPHVFVPDISYIDWHELKKRGIEGVVFDKDNTITVPYSLNLWSPLASSMEQCKSLFGNNIAVFSNSAGLAEYDLDGRKARILERAIGIKVIRHRLKKPAGTAEEIERQFGCKSSRLIMVGDRPFTDIVYGNRNGFLTILTAPLSLSQEPFIVKQVRKLEMALVNRWSSKGIKPISHWLLPDCRHCIKDELL; the protein is encoded by the exons ATGCAGTACACTTCAGTTACACCATGCCACACTTACTTCCATTACATTCCTAACAATTTTTCCTCCAAACATTCCCTTCATTTCAAGAAAACACTTGTCACTTATACACACAGTTGTCACCAAGAACAAGAAAAGCATAACAATAATTCAGAAAAAACAGATAAACAGAAAGATGTTTATTGGCAAGAAATGAATTTTTCTGTTGAAAAAGAGAAACCCCATTACAGAAATGATGCAAAAGAGCAGGGGGGTGAAGTGATTGCTCGTTCGGGCATTCGATCGAATAGCTGGTGGGCGAGGATTAAAGCTGCATTGGGGCAGAGGATTAACATGGAGGGAATTTCTTTTTCTGTTGGGATTTTCTGTACAGACAAGCATTTGGCAATCCCACATGTGTTTGTGCCAGATATTAGTTATATTGATTGGCATGAgctgaagaaaaggggaatcgaAGGCGTAGTTTTCGACAAGGACAATACAATTACTGTTCCTTACTCTTTAAACTTATGGTCTCCTCTTGCTTCATCCATGGAACAGTGTAAATCTTTGTTTGGAAACAACATTGCAGTTTTTAGCAACTCTGCAG GACTAGCTGAATATGACCTTGATGGTAGGAAAGCTCGGATTCTTGAGCGTGCAATCGGAATTAAAGTTATTAGGCATA GGTTGAAGAAGCCAGCTGGAACAGCCGAAGAAATTGAAAGGCAATTCGGTTGCAAATCCTCGAGACTTATTATG GTGGGCGATCGGCCTTTCACAGACATAGTTTATGGAAACAGAAATGGATTTCTTACTATTTTGACAGCACCGTTAAGTCTCTCACAGGAGCCATTTATTGTGAAGCAG GTCCGGAAACTGGAAATGGCCCTTGTGAACCGATGGTCTAGTAAAGGGATAAAACCAATTAGTCACTGGCTTCTTCCTGATTGCCGGCATTGTATAAAGGATGAACTACTATAG